A genomic window from Oceanobacillus timonensis includes:
- a CDS encoding CidA/LrgA family holin-like protein: protein MKYFIMILQIGILFLFNYIGEFIQNFFSLRIPGSLIGMLLLFILLILKIVPLAWIQSGVDFLLKDIPFFFIPVTVGVIEYLSFFYGKGSLTILLVMISTFMVIGISGIVTNFFLKKEVTSHE, encoded by the coding sequence GTGAAGTATTTCATTATGATTTTGCAAATTGGTATTTTATTTCTTTTTAATTATATAGGAGAGTTTATCCAAAACTTTTTTTCACTCCGTATACCTGGCAGTCTTATTGGTATGTTGCTCCTTTTCATCCTGCTTATTTTAAAAATTGTTCCATTAGCATGGATTCAATCCGGCGTTGATTTCTTGTTAAAAGATATTCCCTTTTTCTTTATCCCGGTTACTGTAGGTGTTATTGAGTACTTAAGCTTTTTTTATGGTAAGGGCAGTCTCACCATTTTATTAGTTATGATAAGTACCTTCATGGTTATCGGTATTAGCGGAATTGTAACGAATTTCTTTCTTAAAAAAGAGGTGACGTCCCATGAGTAG
- a CDS encoding TetR/AcrR family transcriptional regulator, with the protein MAKTSNKKERILESAYRIFKENGLEDTRVSQIVKEAGIAQGTFYLYYQSKLDVLPDLAQQIISNYTKYLTEYGDLDAGLDYNLRLAINRIFKTNQEDQTIPSIVYAGITRSGDIDKWKVIYRPLYDLVANYLVAAKKRGDIGTGIDADYYSEFIISLIESTARGMILFQHTPEEIKKYKEELASFILNAVSWDPVKVL; encoded by the coding sequence ATGGCGAAAACGTCAAATAAAAAAGAACGTATCTTGGAGAGTGCTTATCGGATTTTTAAGGAGAATGGCTTGGAGGATACACGCGTTTCCCAAATTGTAAAGGAAGCTGGGATTGCTCAAGGTACTTTTTATCTGTATTATCAGAGTAAATTGGATGTCTTGCCGGATCTGGCGCAGCAAATTATTTCGAATTATACAAAATACCTCACTGAATATGGAGATTTAGACGCTGGACTGGATTATAACTTACGATTGGCAATCAACCGTATTTTTAAAACAAATCAAGAGGATCAGACAATTCCTTCGATTGTGTATGCAGGTATTACCAGAAGTGGAGATATCGATAAATGGAAGGTGATTTATCGTCCTCTATATGACCTTGTGGCAAACTACCTGGTGGCAGCTAAAAAGAGGGGAGACATTGGTACAGGTATCGATGCCGATTACTATAGCGAGTTTATTATCTCATTAATTGAATCTACAGCACGAGGCATGATACTGTTTCAACATACTCCGGAAGAGATTAAGAAATATAAAGAAGAACTGGCATCCTTTATATTGAACGCCGTATCTTGGGACCCGGTAAAAGTATTGTGA
- a CDS encoding YhgE/Pip domain-containing protein translates to MKKAFKITKQDMKNIIRVPSVLILIIGLAILPSFYAWFNIKASWDPYSNTEGIQIGVVSDDTGTEVEGESINMGDELIDNLKENDSLGWQFDDSIEEADEKVYKGEYFATIHIPETFSEDVTSILDDEPKSANVQYKVNEKTNAIAPKMTDTGATQITETINDTFVQTTAQTLLEEFNNAGIELEQNLPILEKIKSAVYNLHDHIDDIDEAGDMIVQLDEDQDNIQNYADTLDSLQDYESNIREGGDQILTVQSHLDDINRLGDAVVELNGSMPDIENALTRISSIQQYFPAINEGLEDAYNASITAGDTLADVQERIPEINQQIRDYQDQVDRAQDTVDKAEQTTDEVAELIHNRVNEAEEIINGLPSFDLESEESTTPDFVNNIKDSVDESKQPLGDILEELGDSGNLETNESVEKLSNTADETKEQGNELSSELEDMLTKIEEDNYTEEDMNALNEAIDNYQSSFDGVKEDLANAEFVPDTTQDDENEENPENKEDDAEEDTEQNNEETEQSDEDAEQDSEEAEQSDEDAEQDSEEAEQSDEDAGQDSEEAEQSDDDAEQDSEEAEQSDEDAEQDSEEAEQSDDSADTQQRDEEIDQVIGDLHEDTMNAFDEISTVLDQNIDLATRNIQQLPELIAMKENPDRAEYAEEQIQAVQESIEGLQSSITSTQNSLDLLEAPENKEELDSIRDTLEGDSSQLNNVIDYLENGDFDLDQLEDVKDDAVNNLESLQSFNEDTLDPFVNDAFTTLENRLNDADSKLNAALDYTDLASDYLSEAATVVNDSQYYLNLLNENLPYYEEEFSDISDTVNQHFPEFKNGVDAASSFFQNDMPHLEDEVNNLAGFVNNDMDDLIEQYKQLNSLVQDNLPEAQESIGEMADFIRDDWPGYKEDIQNAYDRIKQMEDDQIIEELIGALQNDLSDETEYFSRPVQLDEEKLFAIPNYGSANTPFYTVLALWVGALLLCNLITTELKDKNREEFSLRDIYLGRMTLFLIVAIVQAIIASLGNIFILHAYMAHPFYFTLFSVLIALAFMIIVYTLVSLFGNVGKAIAIIFMILQLSGGGGMFPIQVAPEFFQAIHPFLPFTYAIDILREATGGIVWSVVFNRFAMLAIFPVIFILLGYTFRPWIAPKVHKAYLKTKKSNMVD, encoded by the coding sequence GTGAAAAAGGCTTTTAAAATTACAAAACAAGACATGAAAAACATTATTCGTGTTCCTTCTGTTCTTATTTTGATTATTGGATTAGCAATCCTTCCTTCTTTTTATGCTTGGTTTAATATAAAAGCATCCTGGGATCCTTATTCAAACACAGAAGGAATCCAGATTGGCGTCGTCAGTGATGATACCGGCACAGAAGTGGAAGGCGAATCCATTAACATGGGGGACGAACTGATAGACAATTTAAAGGAGAACGATTCATTAGGATGGCAATTCGATGATTCGATTGAAGAAGCAGATGAGAAGGTTTATAAGGGAGAATACTTTGCAACCATCCACATCCCAGAGACTTTTTCGGAAGATGTAACCAGTATCCTTGATGATGAGCCTAAAAGTGCAAATGTACAATATAAAGTAAATGAAAAAACCAATGCTATTGCTCCTAAAATGACGGATACCGGAGCTACGCAAATCACAGAAACGATTAATGATACATTTGTACAGACAACAGCTCAAACATTACTGGAAGAATTTAATAATGCCGGGATTGAACTCGAACAAAATCTTCCTATCCTGGAGAAAATTAAAAGTGCTGTTTATAATCTTCATGACCATATAGATGATATCGACGAAGCCGGAGATATGATTGTTCAATTAGACGAAGATCAGGATAATATCCAAAACTATGCAGATACATTGGACAGCTTACAGGATTATGAGTCAAATATCAGAGAAGGCGGAGATCAGATTCTGACAGTTCAATCTCACTTGGATGATATTAACCGGCTTGGAGATGCCGTCGTTGAATTAAATGGGTCGATGCCCGATATTGAAAATGCGCTCACCCGAATCAGTTCGATTCAGCAATATTTCCCTGCTATTAATGAGGGGCTGGAAGATGCTTATAATGCAAGCATTACGGCCGGCGATACGTTAGCGGATGTGCAAGAACGGATTCCAGAGATTAATCAGCAAATTCGTGATTATCAGGATCAAGTTGATCGCGCGCAAGATACTGTAGATAAGGCCGAACAGACAACAGATGAAGTTGCAGAATTGATTCATAACCGGGTCAACGAGGCGGAGGAAATAATCAATGGGCTTCCTTCTTTTGACTTAGAATCAGAAGAATCGACGACTCCTGATTTTGTAAATAACATAAAAGACTCCGTGGATGAATCTAAACAGCCGTTGGGAGATATCTTAGAAGAACTTGGTGATTCTGGTAACCTGGAAACAAATGAGTCTGTAGAAAAATTAAGCAATACTGCTGACGAAACAAAAGAACAGGGAAATGAGCTTTCTTCTGAACTAGAAGATATGCTTACCAAAATAGAAGAAGATAATTATACAGAAGAAGATATGAATGCTTTAAATGAAGCAATAGACAATTATCAGTCCTCTTTCGATGGCGTCAAAGAAGATTTAGCAAATGCAGAGTTTGTTCCAGACACGACCCAAGACGACGAGAACGAGGAAAATCCAGAGAATAAGGAAGATGATGCTGAAGAAGATACAGAACAGAACAATGAAGAAACCGAGCAATCTGATGAGGATGCAGAACAGGACAGTGAAGAAGCCGAGCAATCTGATGAAGATGCTGAACAGGATAGTGAAGAAGCCGAGCAATCTGATGAAGATGCTGGGCAGGACAGTGAAGAAGCCGAACAATCTGATGACGATGCTGAGCAGGACAGTGAAGAAGCCGAGCAATCTGATGAAGATGCTGAACAGGATAGTGAAGAAGCCGAGCAATCTGATGATAGTGCAGATACACAGCAACGGGATGAGGAAATTGATCAGGTAATTGGCGACCTTCATGAAGATACGATGAACGCATTTGATGAAATTTCTACTGTGTTAGATCAAAATATAGATCTTGCAACTAGAAATATCCAGCAACTGCCGGAATTAATTGCCATGAAGGAAAATCCGGACAGAGCAGAATATGCAGAAGAGCAAATTCAAGCAGTCCAGGAGAGTATTGAAGGTCTGCAGTCTTCTATTACAAGTACGCAGAACTCGCTTGATTTATTAGAAGCTCCAGAGAATAAAGAGGAATTGGATTCTATTCGAGACACACTTGAAGGCGACAGTTCTCAATTAAATAACGTGATCGACTATCTGGAAAATGGCGATTTTGACCTTGATCAATTAGAAGATGTGAAAGATGATGCAGTAAATAATCTGGAATCATTACAATCCTTTAACGAAGACACATTGGATCCGTTTGTGAATGATGCTTTCACTACTTTAGAAAACAGGTTAAATGATGCAGATTCCAAATTAAATGCTGCATTGGATTATACCGATTTAGCATCTGATTATTTATCGGAAGCAGCAACTGTAGTTAATGATTCACAGTATTATTTAAACCTTTTAAATGAGAATTTACCGTACTATGAAGAAGAGTTCAGCGATATCTCTGATACCGTCAATCAACACTTCCCTGAATTTAAAAATGGTGTAGATGCAGCAAGCTCTTTCTTCCAGAATGATATGCCGCATTTAGAAGATGAAGTAAATAATTTAGCTGGTTTTGTGAATAATGATATGGATGACTTAATTGAACAATATAAACAATTAAATTCCCTTGTACAGGATAATTTACCCGAAGCTCAAGAGTCCATTGGTGAAATGGCAGACTTTATCCGTGATGATTGGCCCGGATATAAAGAAGATATTCAAAATGCCTATGATCGGATAAAACAGATGGAAGACGATCAGATTATCGAAGAATTGATTGGCGCATTGCAAAATGACCTGAGTGATGAGACAGAATATTTCTCTCGTCCAGTGCAGCTGGATGAAGAAAAACTCTTTGCAATTCCAAACTATGGTTCAGCCAATACACCATTTTATACTGTGCTTGCACTTTGGGTTGGTGCATTATTGCTTTGTAACTTAATTACCACAGAACTAAAAGATAAAAATAGAGAGGAATTCAGCTTACGGGATATTTATCTCGGCCGGATGACGTTATTCTTAATCGTCGCCATAGTTCAAGCAATCATTGCCTCCCTTGGTAATATCTTTATATTACATGCTTATATGGCACATCCTTTTTACTTTACACTCTTTAGTGTGTTGATTGCGTTAGCGTTTATGATTATTGTATACACGCTGGTTTCCCTATTTGGAAACGTCGGAAAAGCCATCGCAATTATCTTTATGATCTTGCAATTATCGGGCGGCGGCGGAATGTTCCCGATTCAAGTAGCACCGGAGTTCTTCCAGGCTATTCATCCATTCTTGCCGTTTACGTATGCCATCGATATTCTGAGAGAAGCAACCGGCGGAATTGTATGGTCTGTCGTATTTAACCGATTTGCAATGCTGGCCATTTTCCCAGTTATATTCATTCTGTTAGGATACACCTTCCGGCCATGGATTGCACCAAAGGTTCATAAAGCTTATTTAAAAACAAAGAAAAGTAATATGGTTGATTAA
- a CDS encoding LrgB family protein, with the protein MSSFFIGITMIAGTLFLYHFSKKLHSRKPNPFTMPIFLCTASIVLFLFLTGIPYETYMIGGQWIDLLLGPIVVSLAVPLYREIHLIKKYAGAISIGIFAGSLTGVITGTLGAKLFGFEHWLIQSVAAKSVTTPIAISITDTVGGNVSLAAVFVMIAGVSGGMFGPVILKVCRIHHPIAKGLSIGTASHAIGTAKALENGRIEGAISVLSMTISAVVVSFLVPFLLTFM; encoded by the coding sequence ATGAGTAGTTTTTTTATCGGGATTACGATGATTGCAGGAACATTATTCCTTTACCACTTTTCTAAGAAATTACACAGCAGGAAACCAAATCCGTTCACCATGCCTATATTTCTGTGTACGGCAAGTATTGTCCTGTTTTTATTTTTAACAGGTATACCTTATGAAACATATATGATTGGCGGACAGTGGATTGATTTGCTTCTTGGTCCTATTGTTGTTTCGCTCGCAGTTCCTTTATATAGGGAAATTCATTTAATTAAAAAATATGCCGGCGCAATCAGTATCGGCATATTTGCCGGTTCTCTAACTGGTGTGATTACTGGAACATTGGGGGCGAAGCTGTTTGGGTTTGAACATTGGCTGATACAGTCGGTGGCTGCCAAATCCGTCACCACACCCATCGCTATCAGTATTACAGATACAGTTGGCGGAAATGTTTCACTGGCTGCTGTATTCGTTATGATAGCTGGTGTCAGCGGAGGCATGTTTGGTCCTGTTATTTTGAAAGTGTGCCGAATTCATCATCCAATTGCCAAAGGACTTAGTATCGGAACAGCTTCCCACGCGATTGGCACAGCAAAAGCATTAGAAAACGGAAGAATCGAAGGAGCGATCAGTGTTTTATCGATGACCATCAGTGCTGTGGTGGTTTCTTTTCTTGTTCCTTTCCTTTTAACCTTCATGTGA